In Malus sylvestris chromosome 2, drMalSylv7.2, whole genome shotgun sequence, the genomic stretch TGCTCATCAACTTTTTGATTACTGTGGATTTTGTAGGTTACAGGAGTTGATGCTCTAAAagcgttttcgtgtcattttctGACACCATACCAACCTTCCACCAGCAAAGGCACATTGGAAGAGTTAGAGAAAAGGGTGGTCACTCTAAGGCAGCAGTTGAAAGACACCGAAACAGAACTAGAAAGACTGAggaaaggaaaacaaaaggTCTAATAACGCCAGGTTCACCACTTTGTAATTTAGCATCAGATGGCATCATCTTCTTCCCAGTTTAGGCTACCAGGAGAAGGTGTATCCCGTTTACCGCTGATTGATGTTTCCGGGTTGATTGGTTTCTTTGCTGAGTTATTTTCTGTCCTCTTAGAATCTAGATCATAAGAAGTGTCATGTCTTGCACATTAATGTAatttatttcattcaagatGTTCCGGACATCGAACAATTTATAGGCGAAACTCTTATTCTTTTATGTGCCCTGACTGAGCTTTATGTCAAAATTAGTATGTTGCAATTTTGTTCCGGAAAGAAAGTGAATGGATTATAAGCTCTGTATACGTTGGATTGTGTGGGAATATGAATTGGCATTTTACAGCAATTTATCTTTCCTTGCGTACCAAATGATTTTTATACATTTGAACAGCTGCATTTGAATGAAAATAACATAAGGCTGTGATATTTTGTTGTACGATTAATTTGAACAATATTCAGCAATATGTGCATTGATCCATAAGATAAGTTCAGTAAAATAGAGAAAATTTAAGTACAACGCGCAATGATGTTTTGGGTGGGTCGACAAGTAAATTCTTCCATAAAAAATATCATTCCTACGTCCTCTATTTTACTTACTACTTGTTGAGTGTAATTTTTATCGTAAAATTTCTCACTGCCATTGCAGTCCACCCTTCTAGGAGCCGAGAAGACACACAGAGGTATTTCAGCCTTCCCTGACAACCATCTAGGTGTCAAGAATCGAACACAGAACGTGCCATGTGGAATATGAGCATGAAATTCATTCCCAACCACTGGACCACTCCATGGTGATTCTACGTCCTCTATTTTAGACTGCTCGTATGATTCTAAGTCCTTTGCCACCTAAGCGACATCCTATAGCAGGCACGGTTTAGATCGTTTTGGCAGCGTGGCGAGATGGTGGGGACTCTGTGGAAAGACGAGCAAAGTTTCGGTTGTAGGAGGTAGCACTTAGCCACTGCATCTAGCTGAATGATTCTGATTAAAAAAGGCACCAACAAGACAAAAGAGATAGGAGGGAAGAGAATGCGAGTCCAAATACAAATCATAACATATAATCTTCACCAACCATATGACGAAATCCAACGCCTGAAAACAAATTTTGAGAGAGAAATGATCTCATATAATTCCTGAAAAGTTAGTGCAATACAAGTATATTTCTTCAACAGATGGTAAACTATCGCCGGTTAGAACTGTACGGCACATTTCTAAGTGGTAATGGATTCAACAGATTCAACACTGCCACGATCCACCAACATACCACATCAGGATCGACGACCAACAAATTTCTTGGGAGTTTCCTACCATTTCAACAATCCAGAGTTTGTGTAAAGTTTTGCAACAACTATATTTCCCTCCTGCTGGTTATGGTTTTCTAGCATCTGACCAGTGGACCAACATTTGTGTAGCTACTTGCAGCCGACGAATTTGCTACTGATGTACATTAACTCACACTTGCAACTGAATGAGAAACAGAGAATAATcagcaaagaaaaagaaagcacAGATCTGAGATGAGAAATATTGGattaaccatgacatactaATAAAAGAGAGAATTTGCTGACAATGTTGTGGGCTTTGTGTGTATCTCAGTGCACAGACAATATCAGTTAATCATGTGTTCTAGCTTTTCGGGTGGGATGTTGATCCTCGTCAACGTATCTCTTTCCTAACCGTTTACATATATCAGGATTTATTACTCTGCTAAAATCTGTAGATCCTCACATAACTGGAACTAACATCATCAATATGCCTATTACTTTCAAGATTACGACTCACAACGGATTATTACTGCCTATAGCAAATAAAGATGAGGAATTTGTAACCAAACGATAAGTACAACCTTGTAATCCAGACGTAAACATAAATCAAGTTGGAAGTGACGACATCTGAATTTCGTCCCCTAGCATCCCATTTGATGAATCTGCAGTTTGAAAAGAATCTTTTCTACCACGTTCCAAAGAAGTTGCCTCATATATCCCTACAAATGTTATTCAAACTTTAGACACAATTTATGCaaaactaattaataaaaacaaaacagaaacataaacaaaaaaagtgGAAATGCAGATATGCAGATAAGTGAATGAATAAATTACTCAATAAACGTAGATGGCGCTTTACCGCAGTGGCGGAAAGCAATCATGCATATGCATCATGGTGCGTGTTCAGTCCCCACCGATTCCCCTCCCCCCTAACAATTAACATCTAACCCACTAACACTATTGctctactaaaaaaaatattactcaATAAACAAATGGCATCCATAAGAAGCGCTCATCTGTAccagaaaatatttcattttcaaTAAATTGCATGGAAGACAAGATACGATAATAGAGATGAGGATAATGTTGATTGCAATCTCAATGACAATGCCGACACTGGCAGTGATAAATATTATACACATACCAAAGCCCAAAATTAAGCAGCAAATTAGAAAGCCTGGAAGAGAAAAGTCCATTTTGTACACAATCTCCAAAACGATTATGCATCCTCCGGCTACCATTAAATGCCTTGGAGAAGAGAAAACCATGTGCAACCTATAACACATTAGGAGCATTAATGATCAAACTTAAAGTACATGAAATGATCATGTAGACAAGTAAGAACTGATAATCAAGCATTTCTACATAGATTGGCCAAAACTGCACCGAGAGTTGTGAAATATACCTCTCTTCCGCAATACTATCAACATAGAATATCAAGATTACTCCAAAGAGAATGGTGCTAAAAAAAGCCCAGGTCGAGAATGGCACCTTATCACTGGTACTTGATGGTGATCCCTAAGTGCTCCAACAAAAACAACACGAAAAAATTAGAAAGTACAATAGGGAGGGGGCTAATAAAGAACAAAACAGACATTAGCAAGCCCACAAAATTGAACTAGAGTCCAACTGAAAATGCAAAACTAATCAAATTTGACCTAGAACCGCTTATCATATCATAGAACTTACTATGATCATGTCCCACATGGCCACAGGGAACAGGAAACATGTTGCAGAGGCAATAGTTATTGCATTAAGTCGCCTTTTAAGTTGATTCTGAAAGCATAGAATTATACAACCAGCAGCAGTAATTAgttaattgttttaattaataGAAATTAAACAGATATATATTCCTTGGAATGGGTTAGAGCAAAAGAGTAATAAGATAACTGAAGATAAACGAAGTATCAGCAATTCAGCACCTTGAGTGAAACACGCCGTGCAATCACCCTCCTCAATGCTGATAAGATGCCAGCAAAGATTGGAAGTGCCATCTCTTTTATACCCAACACTTGCTCCATCTGAACCTCGTCATCGAGGCTATCTTTAAATGGTAATTTCAGGTTAAGTCACAATAACACTACCAAAACGCGATCATTATGTTGAAAATAGACAAAccacaaagaaagaagaggaaaaaagacatgaaagatatgggaaagaaggaaaaataataaaacacaaCAATCCTATACAGTTGTAAAAGAACGGATTCAATAAAAGAGGATATAGAATGGAGAATATGTTTCCATGGCCCACCCTTGAGATAAGAAGTAGAAAGACGCCACCATTGCAATAAGCCCACCTACCTGATAAAAGATGAAGAAACATCCATGTAAGTAAAGAAGAATCAGACAGCTCCAATTTTTCAATCAAATTATTTTTGATATCAAGTCACCAGGACTGTAGATCTTGTACTATTATTCCTTAATATGTATTCACTAAAACTTGAATCCATAAAGTCCGTACACCAACCAGCCTAGTCAGTAAAGTCCTAACCTGTTTTATATAACTAGAGAAAAGATAAAATAATGAAGTGAGAAAATGGCCAAGGACATTAGTGAAGGCCTTCATTTAGAGGGAAACATGCCTAACACAAAATCTTAGCTTATGTGCTTGAAGATGATGGTAGATTATTTATGAAGACACAGTCTAAGCAAAGGACAAAGCATCTAACTGAGCTACCTTTTTCCAAACGTGGCCCCTGCGTCCATATAATACTCCAGACAGCACTCCAAGGACAGCACCAGAATACTCTGCTAATATAGCTCTAACATAATATGGAAAGATGAAACAAAATCAGTTATaattaacaaaattaattatatttcttCAAATTATGTTCAATCCGATATAGTCTCCATATTTTTATTGCTACTGGCTGATTGTTGCTCAAATTCATACTGACATAATTTgaaaaaatagcaaaaaaaaaaaaaaaaaaaaaaaaaaaaaacgtaattAGAATATTCATAACTTATATAAACAAGCACTTGTAGTAGTATCTGAAACCTTATAAGCAGCCTACCTTAGAGGTCCACATGATTTGAGGCCTTTTCCCCACAAAATAAAGTATAAGGCTGTTATGCCTCCATTTATTACAGAAGGTACCACCTGAAAACAATACCGAACACTCAAGAAGTATGCAATGGCAGTCATTTGAATAAACTTTACTTATGCCTTTTCAGGTGTTTCTAATAAAAACCAAAGTATCATGGAACCTGTGTATTTGAGAGCGGCCTGCCCTTCCAAGGCTTTTGCATAATTAGAAATAGGATGGATGCTGGGATCAGGCAGGTGAACAGAAAAAGTACAACTGAAGCTCCAGTTTCAGACAAGTAGCGGTACAGGGAGTAAATTGACCATATTCTCAAGAAGTTTCCAATAATATGGATTATTTGAAAGGGTGTTTGCCTACATTAAGGTAAGATCAGTGGTCTAATTAGTTGTAGTAAAGAGAACACATGAAATCCTGATCCcgcccaaaagaaaaacaaaatattgggCTTACATGTTGGCATATTAGATACAATATGATAAACCTCGGAACTTCTAAAGTTCTTCTATTATAGGTTTCTTTTGGGCGGAAGGGGGTGAAATAGAAATCTATTCCACCGGAGCTATAAGCAAACAACAAAATCCAGACTGAATACAGACTATACAGCAACTAATGTCTACCATCAACATTGAACATTTAGCTCCTGAGGACTGCTTCTGTACTACACCAGTTACTACAGTGCTCCTCATTAGTTAGTACATAGTGAAAACTTATAAGCCCTTAATCCCAACCTAGCCACAGATTGAACCTCCTTAAAAATGGAAATGTCATCACTACCTTCTGATTCACCTATTAATCCACTCTTCTGTAACAGTaacaaaaaaaacctaataacttgtggtaAAAGATATTGACCAACTTGCACATGGAGATATCAAGGAATTACGGTGGCGGAAAATCCATTTACTGCAAACTTGCGGCAACTATAATTACCATCATTGTCTCAGCGACAACTAAAGTTTAAATTCCCATGTAAGTAAAGaggaaaaacaaaactaatCAACACCAATTTTGTAAAGCATTATGCCTAATGATCCAATGGCCCCTCGTACATGTGAAAGCATCCCAAACCTTCTTAAAATTATGCAGAACAGTTTTCCAAAGTAGGTAGCTGATTACCACCCAACAAAATCTACAACAACCAACCCCAACTTAACAATTTCACAAacctaatttttaaaatttttattttccttctaTTTCCTCCTTAAGCATTTATATCTGTACACACTTATTCAGCTAGTCATGATTGTCAAACCCTTGAGCACCAAGAAAACTCAGACCCAATTTTCCCAGAAACCAAACAAAACGAAAAGCATTGCCAGTTTTATGATTTCCATAACCAGATAGATTAACAACACAAGATTCACACACTTTCTCGGGAACCAAACAAAGCCCTAGGGTTTTACAATTCAAAtcctcaaaaatcaaagaaaaaattaCAGAGAAATGAGATTGGATTGATTGGGTTACCTGAAATGGGGAGAAGATCTTCCTCGATCTTCAGGAACTGGCCTCGGAGACATCATTTTCGAACGCAAATGCTAAATCGCAAAGCTAATCACAGAATTGGATTAATTCAACATTGAATCGCGGATTATGTTCTCCTCTGCAGCTTCGTAAGTGGGGAAGAAGAAAGCAAAGCTGGAGCAAAAACCTCCTCAAGCTTCGTCTCTGCCAAGTTCAATTTCTTCAGTTCAGCTTCTGCAAGAAGGGGTCGTTGGGCCCTTGCTATGTTGGGAGCCCATGAATGAAGGACATGTGGCCCGTTTCGTATAGCTGTGGCTTTCGGTCACTTATCCCGGCCCTATTGATTTTGGGTCCATCCCCAAGCACTAAGCACtaaattcatttttctttcaatgaTGCAAACGGTAGTGATGGAGGTAGAATCAAACTTTAAGGATGGGTTTGTTACACTGTAATATCTCGGATTACATTAGTTTTAggaactaagctggactggctttaGACAAGACTGTGCTGAATTAACTTAGTACTAGTTTGGTTTAGCTTAAATTCTAAAACAAGTGGATACCAAAAAACAACTAAGCCCCGAAAGGTGTTTGgtagacacttaaaaacaacttattttcatttttttttttgccaaaacacAAATGAATCAAGCGATATGAGCTCCAAGTCTTGACGATTCTAACAGGAAGAATCGCATGATGTTGGGGGAGCCAGAGAAGGAGGAGCTTGTAGAGGACAACGACAAGGGAGGCTATGGATTCTTTGACGATTCGGACGGAGGGGAAGAAAGAGACGAGGTTGTGGGGGATGAGAGGCAATGAGGAGGAGAAGGTGAGGACACAAGAGGGAGGACGGTCTTAACAATCCCATGGTTTCTAAGGGTCTTGCCAAGACTATCTAGTGAGCCCTCATTCGAGGCAAATGAAAGCTAAATCCCATTAAAGCTAGTCCATGCACATAACAAACACGAGACTACACTAATTATTGATCACTTGAGTTACGAGGGAAACATGAGGAGATCCTCCTGCCTTGGTTACTTATTCAAGCTCTATTAACATTGGAAAGTAATTTCACCGCACTTTTTTTCTCACTTCAAGTAACTCCACTTATTGAGAAtcattggattgaatgaattaaaagaaaatcaaaggaCGAAAATAAGCATCAATttgcaaaatgaaaaaaagagtGGTGAAAATTTTATTGCCTTTGATATTGGCCTCGTCGCTAAcaacttatttatttttatttaatacaaATTTAGAATATGCACTTTGAgaatgaaattttatttcctCATTCTCATTCCTATGGCATGAGAACATACGACTTTCATTTTAGTGTTTGAAATGTTGTGAAATAAAAACAAGGAAATACTTTATATTTTGTCATTCCCATTTTTGGTTTATCAGGTAATAGAATTAGTGAGGTTTtgtccacatttttttttacctttcttATATTCATCTTAATTTCTTACATTCGGATGGAATGAATTGTAAAGGATCAAAAGAGAGAAATTAACGTTTGATTCCTGGTACTGGTTCGCACACAATGGTGCCCAGTATGAGGTTGAAATGCCTTTGTAAGTCTTTTCGGCCTTCGAAAGAGTGGACTTCAGTGATGAAACCACGagccaattttttttatttttttaaagtttttaaagtaatggtcattttttttttctgaacaaAAAATAATGGTCGTTGAATTATATGATTAAACTGTAACTAAAGTCCTTTAACTTAAAATTCATTAGATTTAGCATCTGAATAATTGTTTTTTAGTACAAACATATATTTTATACTAAAAGAAGGAAAGCTCGCTTAAGCCACataatgggcaacctaatttaatatcaaattcattATCTATGAAAttcaaactaaattttttttacttataagtaaagagaaatactaTACTAGTGATAGTGATAGTATCTTAATAATTGAATATGAGAAAATGTAAAGCATTCATCGTTCCGTATATGTCAGTACAATCCACAAGTTTTGTTAGTGGAGTGCCACATTGACTGAAAAAATCAAATCTTTTTACTACAAATATTCTAAAAATCCACGTTTCAACGATCCATCACCCTGTGAGTGAACTTTGCAAACTTCACATCAGCATCTCGGCGGCGCCTGAGGAAGTCCACAGCCAAATTACGGCTTTCTCACCTTAGCTCTCCGGTATTCTGGGTCGTTTCCAAATGGGGAAGCTTTGGGGTGTATTGTGGGATGCTATGGAGGCTTACAAGAAATGGGTTAGGGAGAATCAAGACTTTGTCCACTCATTGGAGTCCCTGGCCAATGTGAGCTGCTCTCTCAATTTCCTTACTTTATTTCTTGATTATCATCAAATTACGTGACTTAATCGGCATATTTTGCGTTTTCTTTTCTCGTTAATTGGATTGTTTATGCTATTTGGTTAACTGGGTTATCAATGATATTAGAAAAGGTGAAACCTGACAGTTTATTTCTTCCTTTTCCATAACCACATGTGAAAGTGAAATTGTGAATGCTTCCGATTATGACGTTTGTACAGTAAAACGACGACACGTTGTTAGTGGGGAATGAGGGAAGTATTATCCATTCACATATATTCTTTGGTACCAATCCACACTTATGGGAATACCATTTGGATTTTTGGGGGTTAATATGTGGCTCATACATAAGAAATTCACTCACATTGTTTTTTATGGTTAATTGTACTATGTctccttgggttttgcaaatttttgttATCTTAACTGGATTTTGATTACCATGTACAGGAATTCACGTGGCTTCTACCTGGACGGTTTTCTGAATCGGAGATAGGACCAGAAGCaggttttttgaaattttggtaaCATTTGGCTACTTGTTGTTGTAGCTTATAGACATTGGCAgggattcttttgtttttctttgtaattATATAGATCTCTCTGGAGTAATTGTACAATGTATAAAAGTAAGTTTGGTTGCTCCGAAagttatcaaaatttaaaaagtaaaattggAGTTGTCCATAATCTCTTGGCTTTGTGTTTCTGAATAACAAAGTATCATCGTTCATCACAGCATGTTTAATTTATCCAAAATGTACCTTTTCAATGCTAATCTTTTATTTAATATGATCTTCTGCAGTAACTACTCTCCTGGGAATAATAACCGCTATCAACGAACATATAATCAACACAGATCCTCCTTCAGTGCATGATGGCGCTGCCGAGGGTTATTCTTTTCCGTATGCATTGTGTATATCTGCACTAAGGTATTTGGAAACGTTGGTTGAAGTAGTAGCTCAAGAGTATCTTGGTGATGGGAAGAAATGGAATTTCATTGCTATTATGGAGGCTATGAAGTGAGGACCATTTGTTATCTGCCATAAGTTACTCATTTTTCAAGCATTTATTGTGTTTAGGCTTCTAATTATCGCCTAGTTGTGGATTTCATTATTTTACAGTGCTCTGGTTAGGTTAGCTTTGTTCCGGAACAGTGGATATAAGATGCTTCTGCATGGAGGAGAgacactaaatgatgaaacggaTTTGGAAGCTTCAACTCCTCAATGTAAAATTGGCGGATTGACAAAGCCTGGAGAGCAGCTTGGGCCTGGTTACTTAAGAAATAATAATCATCGACAGGGTGCATTGAATTCAGAAGGAAGAGCATTATCTGCATTGAGTGGGTTTGGAGAAAATCCTAGGATGGTTTCAGAACCAGTATGGTTGCATAGGGTTCAACAGCAGCACGCGAGTATGGAGCCTCCAAGTAAAtattcaattcatataaaattgaTTTACTGGTTAGGGTATGTTATTACAAGTTATTTTAGTTTCTATTGATGTAGATGTTGTTTTCATACAGCTCCATTGGTTGAGAGGTTAACCCTGTCCACGTTATGGTCTGAAAAATGTTTTCATGGGGCGTTTTATGTTTTTGGGGAAGTGCTATTTATAACGAGGCCACTGATGTATGTTTTATTTATTCGAAAATGTGGAATTCGCTCATGGATTCCTTGGCTTCTTTCTCTGGCTATGGACTTCACTGGGATGCGCATCCTTTCCCGAATTTcttcatccaggggtggtacaAAAGCGCCGCAGTTTCATCTCTCCGTCTCTGAAAAGGATGAGGTTATGGTTTCCAAAACCTTGAACCTGTCTTATTTAAGCAAATGTTTTCTTTGAAATTAGTCCCGTTGTCAATATTTAGTCTGTCACCATGGTTGGCGCTGAATAGCTCTTTATATTTGGCATGGATTCAGGTTAGAAGACGAAAGCTGTTATGGGCACTTTACGCGATGAGAGATCCATTTTATACCAGGTAAGGTAATGCTGAATAGGAAGTCAATGCTGTGTTTAGTTCCTTCCATTTTCTCCCTTGACATTTATATTTATACGCTTATTCAACTACTCATATTCTCGATCCCTCCGGCACCAAGAAAACTGAGACTCATAGCTAACCAAACAAAACGAAAAACATTCCCAGTTTCGTGAGTTCCATAACCAGATAGATTAACAATATGAGAT encodes the following:
- the LOC126613774 gene encoding peroxisome biogenesis protein 16-like isoform X5; this translates as MGKLWGVLWDAMEAYKKWVRENQDFVHSLESLANEFTWLLPGRFSESEIGPEAVTTLLGIITAINEHIINTDPPSVHDGAAEGYSFPYALCISALRLALFRNSGYKMLLHGGETLNDETDLEASTPQCKIGGLTKPGEQLGPGYLRNNNHRQGALNSEGRALSALSGFGENPRMVSEPVWLHRVQQQHASMEPPTPLVERLTLSTLWSEKCFHGAFYVFGEVLFITRPLMYVLFIRKCGIRSWIPWLLSLAMDFTGMRILSRISSSRGGTKAPQFHLSVSEKDEVRRRKLLWALYAMRDPFYTRFISSQEESKSGTKTSSFFSNKYSFFSQRL
- the LOC126613774 gene encoding peroxisome biogenesis protein 16-like isoform X3 gives rise to the protein MGKLWGVLWDAMEAYKKWVRENQDFVHSLESLANEFTWLLPGRFSESEIGPEAVTTLLGIITAINEHIINTDPPSVHDGAAEGYSFPYALCISALRYLETLVEVVAQEYLGDGKKWNFIAIMEAMNALVRLALFRNSGYKMLLHGGETLNDETDLEASTPQCKIGGLTKPGEQLGPGYLRNNNHRQGALNSEGRALSALSGFGENPRMVSEPVWLHRVQQQHATPLVERLTLSTLWSEKCFHGAFYVFGEVLFITRPLMYVLFIRKCGIRSWIPWLLSLAMDFTGMRILSRISSSRGGTKAPQFHLSVSEKDEVRRRKLLWALYAMRDPFYTRFISSQEESKSGTKTSSFFSNKYSFFSQRL
- the LOC126613774 gene encoding peroxisome biogenesis protein 16-like isoform X2; this encodes MGKLWGVLWDAMEAYKKWVRENQDFVHSLESLANEFTWLLPGRFSESEIGPEAVTTLLGIITAINEHIINTDPPSVHDGAAEGYSFPYALCISALRYLETLVEVVAQEYLGDGKKWNFIAIMEAMKLALFRNSGYKMLLHGGETLNDETDLEASTPQCKIGGLTKPGEQLGPGYLRNNNHRQGALNSEGRALSALSGFGENPRMVSEPVWLHRVQQQHASMEPPTPLVERLTLSTLWSEKCFHGAFYVFGEVLFITRPLMYVLFIRKCGIRSWIPWLLSLAMDFTGMRILSRISSSRGGTKAPQFHLSVSEKDEVRRRKLLWALYAMRDPFYTRFISSQEESKSGTKTSSFFSNKYSFFSQRL
- the LOC126613774 gene encoding peroxisome biogenesis protein 16-like isoform X1, whose protein sequence is MGKLWGVLWDAMEAYKKWVRENQDFVHSLESLANEFTWLLPGRFSESEIGPEAVTTLLGIITAINEHIINTDPPSVHDGAAEGYSFPYALCISALRYLETLVEVVAQEYLGDGKKWNFIAIMEAMNALVRLALFRNSGYKMLLHGGETLNDETDLEASTPQCKIGGLTKPGEQLGPGYLRNNNHRQGALNSEGRALSALSGFGENPRMVSEPVWLHRVQQQHASMEPPTPLVERLTLSTLWSEKCFHGAFYVFGEVLFITRPLMYVLFIRKCGIRSWIPWLLSLAMDFTGMRILSRISSSRGGTKAPQFHLSVSEKDEVRRRKLLWALYAMRDPFYTRFISSQEESKSGTKTSSFFSNKYSFFSQRL
- the LOC126613776 gene encoding uncharacterized protein LOC126613776 gives rise to the protein MMSPRPVPEDRGRSSPHFRQTPFQIIHIIGNFLRIWSIYSLYRYLSETGASVVLFLFTCLIPASILFLIMQKPWKGRPLSNTQVVPSVINGGITALYFILWGKGLKSCGPLRAILAEYSGAVLGVLSGVLYGRRGHVWKKVGGLIAMVASFYFLSQGWAMETYSPFSFKDSLDDEVQMEQVLGIKEMALPIFAGILSALRRVIARRVSLKNQLKRRLNAITIASATCFLFPVAMWDMIIGSPSSTSDKVPFSTWAFFSTILFGVILIFYVDSIAEERLHMVFSSPRHLMVAGGCIIVLEIVYKMDFSLPGFLICCLILGFGIYEATSLERGRKDSFQTADSSNGMLGDEIQMSSLPT
- the LOC126613774 gene encoding peroxisome biogenesis protein 16-like isoform X4, which codes for MGKLWGVLWDAMEAYKKWVRENQDFVHSLESLANEFTWLLPGRFSESEIGPEAVTTLLGIITAINEHIINTDPPSVHDGAAEGYSFPYALCISALRYLETLVEVVAQEYLGDGKKWNFIAIMEAMNALVRLALFRNSGYKMLLHGGETLNDETDLEASTPQCKIGGLTKPGEQLGPGYLRNNNHRQGALNSEGRALSALSGFGENPRMVSEPVWLHRVQQQHASMEPPTPLVERLTLSTLWSEKCFHGAFYVFGEVLFITRPLMYVLFIRKCGIRSWIPWLLSLAMDFTGMRILSRISSSRGGTKAPQFHLSVSEKDEVRRRKLLWALYAMRDPFYTR